The following are encoded in a window of Primulina eburnea isolate SZY01 chromosome 4, ASM2296580v1, whole genome shotgun sequence genomic DNA:
- the LOC140830538 gene encoding alpha-xylosidase 1 — MFSFPSLLSSFLRLLLPFLVLCNFLLLLQVGFVSAGSPSRIGNGYRLISIEESSNGGLVGLLQLNEKTNIYGPDIPLLHLYVKHETDSRLRVHITDAQKQRWEVPYNLLPRETPPLAKQSIAISSRKEAISSPKPTDYPGNELIFSYETDPFTFSVKRKSNGQTLFNSTSEQADPYNPLVFKDQYLEISTKLPKNASLYGLGENTQPHGIKLNPYDPYTLYTTDISAINLNADLYGSHPVYMDLRNREGDASAHAVLLLNSNGMDVFYTGDSLTYKVIGGVFDFYFFAGPSPLDVVDQYTAFIGRPAAMPYWAFGFHQCRWGYHNLSVVEDVVENYKNAKIPLDVIWNDDDHMDGHKDFTLNPTNYPRPKLLAFLEKIHAQGMKYIVIIDPGIGVNTSYGVYQRGIANDVFIKYEGKPYLAQVWPGAVNFPDFLNPKTVEWWTDEIRRFHELVPVDGLWIDMNEVSNFCSGLCTLPEGRICPNGTGPGWVCCLDCKNITKTRWDDPPYKINASGIQAPVGYKTIATSASHYNGVLEYDAHSIYGFSQAVATHKGLRELEGKRPFILSRSTYVGSGHYTAHWTGDNKGTWEDLKYSISTMLNFGIFGVPMVGSDICGFYPAPTEELCNRWIELGAFYPFSRDHANFYSPRQELYQWESVAISARNALGMRYKLLPYFYTLNYEAHTTGAPIARPLFFTFPIDTKLYGLSTQFLLGKSVMVSPVLEQNKTEVKVLFPPGSWYNMFDMAKVIVSKETHYLTLDAPLHVINVHVYQNTIIPMQQGGLISKQARTTPFTLIVTFPLGGSLGEAKGELFLDDDERLEMKLGSGYSTYIDFYATVSKGSVKVWSSVQESKFALEKGWIIERVTVLGLNGVESSFVIEVDGNELKDTSKVEFTTREHESLERLEDGGDERKNVMVEIGGLELPLGKKFSLSWKMGIKA; from the exons ATGTTTTCTTTCCCTTCATTATTATCTTCTTTTCTCAGGCTTTTGCTGCCTTTTCTAGTTCTATgcaattttcttcttcttcttcaagtTGGTTTTGTATCTGCAGGAAGTCCAAGCAGAATTGGCAATGGCTACCGTTTGATCTCGATTGAAGAGTCCTCTAATGGCGGCCTTGTTGGCCTTCTTCAACTTAATGAGAAAACTAATATCTACGGGCCTGATATCCCCCTCTTGCACCTCTATGTCAA GCATGAAACGGATTCCCGCTTGAGGGTTCACATAACAGATGCTCAAAAGCAAAGATGGGAGGTTCCTTACAATCTTCTACCCAGAGAGACCCCTCCATTAGCTAAACAATCCATCGCCATCTCTTCAAGAAAAGAAGCTATTAGCTCACCCAAACCCACAGATTACCCAGGAAACGAGCTCATATTCTCATACGAAACAGACCCCTTCACCTTCTCCGTGAAGAGGAAATCAAACGGGCAGACCCTTTTCAACTCCACCTCCGAACAAGCCGACCCGTACAACCCATTAGTCTTCAAAGACCAATACCTCGAAATCTCCACAAAACTCCCCAAGAACGCCTCCCTGTACGGCCTCGGAGAGAACACGCAGCCACATGGGATCAAGCTCAACCCCTACGATCCTTACACCTTGTACACAACAGATATTTCTGCGATAAATCTTAATGCAGATTTGTACGGGTCGCATCCCGTGTACATGGATTTGAGGAACAGGGAAGGCGATGCCTCTGCCCACGCAGTACTGCTGCTGAACAGCAACGGAATGGACGTATTCTACACAGGGGATTCGTTGACGTATAAAGTGATTGGGGGTGTCTTCGACTTTTACTTCTTCGCCGGCCCTTCGCCGTTGGATGTTGTTGATCAGTACACTGCTTTCATCGGACGGCCTGCTGCCATGCCTTACTGGGCTTTTG GATTCCATCAATGCAGATGGGGCTACCACAATTTATCGGTAGTTGAAGATGTAGTAGAAAACTACAAGAACGCCAAAATCCCACTTGATGTAATATGGAATGATGATGATCACATGGATGGACACAAAGATTTCACTCTTAATCCCACAAATTACCCGCGACCCAAACTTTTAGCATTCTTGGAAAAAATCCATGCCCAAGGCATGAAATACATTGTCATAATCGACCCTGGAATCGGTGTCAACACGAGCTATGGTGTTTACCAGAGAGGCATAGCAAACGATGTGTTTATCAAGTATGAAGGCAAGCCCTACTTGGCTCAAGTTTGGCCGGGAGCTGTCAATTTCCCCGATTTTCTTAACCCGAAAACTGTTGAGTGGTGGACTGATGAGATCCGACGTTTCCATGAGCTTGTACCGGTTGATGGACTTTGGATTGATATGAATGAAGTTTCAAATTTTTGCTCTGGTTTGTGTACTCTTCCGGAGGGCAGGATTTGCCCCAATGGGACAGGCCCGGGATGGGTTTGTTGTCTAGATTGCAAAAATATAACGAAAACGAGATGGGACGATCCACCATACAAGATCAATGCTTCTGGGATACAAGCGCCTGTAGGGTACAAAACTATAGCAACTAGTGCATCTCATTATAATGGAGTTTTGGAGTATGATGCACATAGTATATATGGTTTCTCACAAGCAGTTGCAACTCACAAGGGTCTTCGAGAGCTCGAGGGAAAACGTCCCTTTATACTTTCGCGTTCTACTTATGTTGGATCAGGACACTACACTGCACACTGGACAGGGGATAACAAAGGAACGTGGGAAGATTTGAAGTACTCGATTTCTACTATGTTGAATTTTGGAATATTTGGTGTTCCAATGGTCGGCTCGGATATATGTGGATTCTATCCAGCCCCAACGGAAGAGCTTTGCAACCGTTGGATTGAACTCGGGGCGTTTTACCCTTTTTCGAGAGATCATGCtaacttttattctccaaggcAAGAGCTTTATCAGTGGGAATCAGTGGCCATATCAGCAAGAAATGCATTAGGAATGAGGTACAAGCTTCTGCCATATTTTTACACATTGAACTATGAGGCACATACTACAGGAGCTCCAATAGCTCGACCCCTCTTTTTCACATTCCCGATTGATACAAAGTTGTATGGATTGAGCACTCAATTCTTGCTGGGAAAAAGTGTGATGGTTTCTCCAGTACTAGAACAGAACAAAACCGAAGTGAAAGTTCTATTTCCGCCGGGGTCTTGGTACAATATGTTCGATATGGCTAAGGTTATTGTTTCTAAAGAGACACATTACCTCACACTTGATGCACCATTACACGTTATCAATGTCCATGTGTATCAAAACACGATTATACCAATGCAACAAGGTGGATTGATCTCTAAACAAGCCAGAACCACACCTTTTACACTTATAGTCACCTTCCCACTGGGGGGAAGTCTAGGAGAGGCTAAGGGTGAGCTTTTTTTAGACGACGATGAACGGCTGGAGATGAAACTTGGGAGTGGCTACTCGACTTACATTGATTTCTATGCAACAGTTAGTAAAGGGTCGGTAAAAGTATGGTCATCCGTTCAAGAAAGCAAGTTCGCATTAGAGAAAGGATGGATTATCGAGAGGGTAACCGTGCTCGGGTTGAATGGAGTGGAGAGTTCGTTTGTGATTGAAGTTGATGGGAATGAGCTCAAAGATACCTCTAAAGTTGAATTTACGACGAGGGAACATGAATCTTTGgagagattggaagatggtggggaTGAGAGGAAGAATGTGATGGTGGAGATTGGAGGGTTGGAGTTGCCTTTGGGGAAGAAGTTTTCTCTGTCATGGAAAATGGGAATCAAAGCTTGA
- the LOC140829671 gene encoding uncharacterized protein, with product MEVEKRKREDEDGEVKEKKGKAMPEDVGVDKVAEPADEEVEEFFAILRRIQVAVKYFKERASRERAATPWNPSFEQEDFAGVEKEHMENKNAGLDLNSDPDSEHNGLVTPS from the coding sequence ATGGAAGTTGAGAAGAGAAAGCGGGAGGATGAGGACGGAGAAGTTAAGGAGAAGAAAGGTAAAGCAATGCCAGAGGATGTCGGCGTCGACAAGGTGGCGGAGCCGGCGGATGAGGAAGTGGAGGAGTTCTTCGCAATATTGAGGAGAATACAGGTGGCCGTCAAGTATTTTAAGGAGCGTGCCAGCCGTGAGCGGGCGGCGACGCCTTGGAATCCGTCCTTCGAGCAGGAGGACTTCGCCGGAGTTGAGAAAGAACACATGGAAAACAAGAATGCGGGTTTGGATCTTAATTCCGACCCTGATAGTGAGCATAATGGTTTGGTGACACCTAGTTGA
- the LOC140830539 gene encoding uncharacterized protein — protein sequence MGIFLILFPDQQIHSTNDNHSILKKKPVNFNLFSPSFSLPSSLKRTNSSNLLYKAQSAIYICALLLFTSLLLFTISTLPSTTTSAARRNYHQPRRQLNGISSSGRNSSPHALQGMGTLYRRGTRAMNDLIVAHAVESLSSHEFKLFLRLLHRSGTTSKSDLLFVFPSKSAVFDRAIQEENDYFMKLVDRYNTINTVQSNNYSSSFPSFKPTHFVKNINKSKHTGEPIWGRRTRSNLSEEDGTESRRLSYGSVVGFDVGELDPESSLSGFLDHIPMSLRRWACYPMILGRVRRNFKHVTLVDMKEVLLLDDPFDKIRGTTMESVLVTTQYSNEKQGRRSRNPNKVQRLAIPTVIIGGDRGVRRLSDLMLMEIVRTSIQKKRRNSVTESALFNQLVGSPLVLQKVKLIVSTESIPELSSAISKANYGVVKRGNANVDVNYILMKLICSSPVESTVYNDCYG from the coding sequence ATGGGAATTTTCTTAATCCTCTTCCCCGATCAACAAATTCATTCCACCAACGATAATCATTCCATTTTGAAGAAGAAACCCGTCAATTTCAATCTCTTTTCTCCATCTTTTTCGCTCCCTTCGTCCCTTAAACGCACCAATTCATCAAATCTACTCTACAAAGCCCAATCTGCAATCTACATCTGCGCTCTGCTTCTGTTCACAAGCCTCCTCCTTTTCACCATCTCCACCCTCCCTTCCACCACCACAAGCGCCGCCAGACGGAACTACCACCAACCCAGAAGGCAGCTGAATGGAATATCTTCTTCAGGTCGGAATTCGTCTCCACACGCATTGCAGGGGATGGGCACTTTGTACAGAAGAGGCACGCGAGCTATGAACGACCTCATTGTTGCGCATGCCGTTGAATCCCTTTCTTCGCATGAGTTCAAACTGTTTCTCAGGCTGCTGCACAGGTCTGGTACCACCTCCAAATCGGATCTTCTGTTCGTTTTCCCATCAAAATCAGCCGTTTTTGATCGCGCGATTCAAGAAGAAAACGACTACTTCATGAAACTTGTGGATCGGTACAATACTATTAATACCGTGCAATCAAACAACTACAGCTCTTCCTTTCCGAGTTTTAAACCGACCCATTTCGtgaaaaatatcaataaatcGAAGCATACAGGGGAGCCCATATGGGGACGAAGGACCCGCAGCAATCTCAGCGAGGAAGACGGCACTGAGTCCCGGCGATTGAGTTACGGGTCGGTGGTGGGTTTCGATGTGGGGGAGCTTGACCCGGAGAGCTCGTTATCCGGGTTCTTGGATCACATTCCTATGAGCTTAAGAAGATGGGCTTGTTACCCAATGATACTCGGTCGAGTCAGAAGAAACTTCAAGCATGTCACATTAGTGGACATGAAAGAAGTGCTACTCCTCGACGACCCATTCGACAAAATTCGAGGCACCACCATGGAATCAGTTTTGGTAACCACGCAATACAGCAACGAGAAGCAAGGGAGGAGGTCGAGGAATCCAAACAAAGTTCAAAGATTGGCGATTCCGACAGTTATCATCGGCGGAGACAGAGGAGTCCGAAGACTCTCCGACTTGATGTTGATGGAAATTGTGAGGACATCGATCCAGAAGAAAAGGAGAAACTCGGTGACCGAGTCGGCACTCTTCAATCAACTCGTGGGGAGTCCGTTGGTATTGCAGAAGGTGAAGCTGATTGTGTCGACTGAGTCAATACCCGAATTGAGTTCCGCCATCTCCAAGGCAAATTACGGTGTGGTGAAGCGCGGCAACGCTAATGTGGATGTTAATTACATTTTAATGAAGCTTATTTGTTCGTCCCCAGTGGAATCCACAGTTTATAACGACTGCTACGGCTAG